In one Saccharibacillus brassicae genomic region, the following are encoded:
- a CDS encoding family 43 glycosylhydrolase has product MNRKIWVKTGVTALTAALLLPLSADVLSPPAAAAASPAAALSQAVQFPTFNAKAPTFREASVHDPSVIKVGDTFYVFGSHLAAAKSKDLMNWDLIASGVTNTNPIIPNVKTELKEALDWAQTDTLWAADVIQLADGKFYMYYNACKGDSPRSALGIAVSDKVEGPYKDTGIILKSGMWDQKSEDGTIYDATKHPNAVDPDVFFDKNGKLWMVYGSYSGGIFILEMDPKTGKQLPGQGYGKKLIGGNHSRIEGPYMLYNPKTDYYYMYLSFGGLDAVGGYNVRVMRSKTPDGPFLDAQGNDMTNVKSDPSKPLFDDDSIEPYGVKLIGNYLFERKLGDPGTGVGFGAVSPGHNSAYYDAKTGKQFLIFHSRFPGRGEQHEIRVHEMFMNADGWPVVAPYRYAGETDASAKVQAAEIPGDYRWIAQGKAISADIVSDVSVTLKADGTLAGAASGTWKLEGENRVTITTNGVVYKGLFLRGTHPVSGERTLTLSALSAAGTSVWGTKTGKASAKVAVSAVDKALELNAAGDTYYDLTLPAAGTEGTQIAWTSSDPSVISNAGVVTRPAAGKQDAKVTLTAAITNGEARKNKSFKLTVPARAQSPLIAAYGFEDASKNRLKDGSPNGYNGTLENGASYVKGGKSGKAAVLNGKDGYVNLPGAVADAQDFTFAGWVKWNGGADWQRVLDFGSGLDRHMFLTPSQGKGAQFTIHRDGKDQSIVSAAPLPTGKWVHVAVTIAGSTGTLYVDGQAAGTNAEMTYDPRDVRASEAWLGKSRFASDAFFGGSLDEVKLYDRALSAAEIAALAK; this is encoded by the coding sequence ATGAACCGAAAAATTTGGGTAAAAACCGGCGTCACCGCCCTGACCGCCGCTCTGCTGCTTCCCCTGTCCGCCGATGTCCTGTCGCCGCCCGCCGCGGCTGCCGCTTCTCCCGCCGCAGCGCTGAGCCAAGCGGTACAGTTTCCGACGTTCAACGCCAAAGCCCCGACTTTCCGCGAAGCGTCCGTGCATGATCCGTCCGTCATCAAAGTCGGCGACACCTTCTATGTATTCGGCTCGCATCTCGCGGCCGCCAAGTCGAAAGACTTGATGAACTGGGACCTGATCGCATCCGGCGTGACGAATACCAACCCGATCATTCCCAACGTCAAGACGGAGCTCAAGGAAGCGTTGGATTGGGCGCAGACCGATACGCTGTGGGCGGCCGACGTTATCCAGCTTGCGGACGGCAAGTTCTACATGTATTACAATGCGTGCAAAGGCGACTCCCCGCGTTCCGCGCTCGGAATCGCCGTCTCGGACAAAGTCGAAGGTCCGTACAAGGATACGGGCATCATTTTGAAATCGGGCATGTGGGACCAGAAAAGCGAAGACGGCACGATCTACGATGCGACCAAACATCCGAACGCGGTCGACCCGGACGTCTTTTTCGATAAAAACGGCAAACTGTGGATGGTCTACGGTTCGTATTCCGGCGGGATCTTCATTCTCGAAATGGACCCGAAGACCGGCAAGCAGCTGCCCGGCCAAGGCTACGGCAAGAAGCTGATCGGAGGCAATCACAGCCGGATCGAAGGTCCGTACATGCTGTATAACCCGAAGACCGATTATTACTACATGTACCTGTCGTTCGGCGGACTGGACGCGGTTGGCGGCTACAACGTGCGCGTCATGCGCTCGAAGACGCCGGACGGTCCGTTCCTCGACGCGCAGGGCAACGATATGACCAACGTGAAGTCCGACCCGTCGAAGCCGCTGTTCGACGACGATTCGATCGAACCGTACGGCGTGAAGCTGATCGGCAACTACCTGTTCGAACGCAAGCTCGGCGATCCGGGTACCGGCGTCGGCTTCGGCGCCGTCTCTCCGGGACACAACTCCGCCTATTACGACGCGAAGACGGGCAAGCAGTTCCTCATTTTCCACTCCCGCTTCCCGGGACGCGGCGAGCAGCACGAGATCCGGGTGCACGAAATGTTCATGAACGCGGACGGTTGGCCGGTTGTCGCGCCGTACCGCTATGCGGGCGAGACCGACGCGTCGGCCAAAGTGCAGGCCGCGGAGATTCCGGGCGACTACCGCTGGATCGCGCAGGGCAAAGCCATCAGCGCCGACATCGTCTCCGACGTGTCCGTGACGCTCAAAGCCGACGGCACGCTTGCCGGGGCGGCCTCCGGTACGTGGAAGCTCGAAGGCGAAAACCGGGTCACGATCACGACGAACGGGGTCGTGTACAAGGGACTGTTTCTCCGCGGGACCCATCCGGTATCGGGCGAGCGCACGTTGACGCTGAGCGCCCTGTCCGCGGCGGGCACAAGCGTATGGGGCACCAAGACCGGCAAAGCCTCGGCCAAAGTCGCCGTATCCGCCGTCGACAAAGCGCTTGAGTTGAACGCTGCCGGCGATACGTATTACGATCTGACGCTGCCGGCTGCCGGCACCGAAGGCACGCAGATCGCGTGGACGTCGTCGGACCCGTCCGTCATTTCGAACGCCGGCGTCGTTACCCGTCCGGCCGCCGGAAAACAGGACGCCAAAGTCACGCTGACGGCGGCGATCACGAACGGCGAGGCGCGGAAAAACAAGTCTTTTAAATTGACCGTACCGGCCCGGGCGCAGAGCCCGCTGATCGCCGCGTACGGCTTCGAAGACGCTTCGAAAAACCGGCTCAAAGACGGTTCCCCGAACGGCTATAACGGCACGCTCGAGAACGGCGCGTCGTACGTCAAAGGCGGCAAAAGCGGCAAAGCCGCCGTGCTGAACGGCAAAGACGGCTACGTGAACCTGCCGGGCGCCGTCGCCGACGCGCAGGACTTCACGTTCGCCGGCTGGGTCAAATGGAACGGCGGCGCCGACTGGCAGCGCGTGCTCGATTTCGGCAGCGGCTTGGACCGCCATATGTTCCTGACCCCTTCGCAGGGCAAAGGCGCCCAGTTCACGATCCACCGCGACGGCAAAGACCAAAGTATCGTGAGCGCGGCTCCGCTGCCGACCGGCAAATGGGTGCATGTCGCCGTCACGATCGCCGGCAGCACCGGTACGCTCTACGTGGACGGCCAAGCCGCCGGCACCAATGCGGAGATGACCTACGACCCGCGCGACGTGCGCGCAAGCGAAGCCTGGCTCGGCAAAAGCCGCTTCGCTTCGGACGCCTTTTTCGGCGGCAGCCTGGACGAAGTGAAGCTGTACGACCGGGCGCTGAGCGCCGCGGAGATCGCGGCGCTGGCGAAGTAA